Proteins from a genomic interval of Medicago truncatula cultivar Jemalong A17 chromosome 3, MtrunA17r5.0-ANR, whole genome shotgun sequence:
- the LOC25488555 gene encoding BTB/POZ domain-containing protein At3g05675 isoform X2 — protein MLGEDEDISLIISDDEVKSVVRMGVHNVIHSFETDLSSLLLNPTHEVEAADNTIMRRVSDLEWMCNVLPKMDLMKIFVSNWIAISSKILVIIEDEKFEHVRWGLKVKLIEVTCKVFEAVSYGSVIVPAPSRVQLLKTWFPYIRKMKPLLDSKASEETNFAYKMDEDLCQAIEGAIVSLVLTLPSNDQAGILADWIGSREVGYPDLSEAFEVWSYRSKSAKRRLVEGLHGHSDEAISS, from the coding sequence ATGttaggagaagatgaagatatttCACTCATTATTTCTGATGACGAAGTGAAATCCGTTGTAAGAATGGGTGTTCACAATGTCATTCATTCGTTCGAAACGGACTTGTCGTCGTTGCTGTTGAATCCTACCCATGAGGTTGAGGCTGCGGATAATACAATAATGAGGAGAGTATCTGATCTTGAATGGATGTGTAATGTACTACCAAAGATGGATTTGATGAAAATCTTTGTTTCTAATTGGATTGCAATTTCTAGCAAAATCTTGGTGATAATTGAAGACGAAAAGTTTGAACATGTCAGGTGGGGCTTGAAAGTAAAGTTGATAGAAGTAACATGCAAAGTTTTTGAAGCAGTTAGCTATGGAAGTGTGATTGTTCCGGCTCCTAGTCGGGTGCAATTGCTAAAAACGTGGTTTCCCTACATTCGCAAGATGAAGCCGCTGTTGGATTCAAAAGCCTCCGAGGAGActaattttgcttataaaatgGATGAAGATTTGTGCCAGGCCATTGAGGGAGCAATTGTGTCGTTGGTATTGACGTTGCCGTCAAACGATCAAGCAGGCATTCTAGCTGACTGGATCGGAAGTAGGGAAGTTGGATATCCCGACTTGAGTGAGGCTTTTGAGGTTTGGTCTTATAGAAGCAAATCTGCCAAGAGGAGATTAGTGGAAGGTTTACATGGACACAGTGACGAAGCTATCAGCAGTTAA
- the LOC25488555 gene encoding BTB/POZ domain-containing protein At3g05675 isoform X1, translating into MSKTMRSKPVNLSAAKDMFVSAIRFAVSIEVPCFPFGDELRTSAQEQVDYMLGEDEDISLIISDDEVKSVVRMGVHNVIHSFETDLSSLLLNPTHEVEAADNTIMRRVSDLEWMCNVLPKMDLMKIFVSNWIAISSKILVIIEDEKFEHVRWGLKVKLIEVTCKVFEAVSYGSVIVPAPSRVQLLKTWFPYIRKMKPLLDSKASEETNFAYKMDEDLCQAIEGAIVSLVLTLPSNDQAGILADWIGSREVGYPDLSEAFEVWSYRSKSAKRRLVEGLHGHSDEAISS; encoded by the coding sequence ATGTCAAAAACAATGAGAAGCAAACCTGTTAATTTAAGCGCGGCTAAAGATATGTTTGTTTCAGCTATTCGGTTTGCAGTGTCTATTGAGGTACCATGTTTTCCGTTCGGTGATGAGCTAAGAACCTCTGCTCAAGAGCAAGTTGACTACATGttaggagaagatgaagatatttCACTCATTATTTCTGATGACGAAGTGAAATCCGTTGTAAGAATGGGTGTTCACAATGTCATTCATTCGTTCGAAACGGACTTGTCGTCGTTGCTGTTGAATCCTACCCATGAGGTTGAGGCTGCGGATAATACAATAATGAGGAGAGTATCTGATCTTGAATGGATGTGTAATGTACTACCAAAGATGGATTTGATGAAAATCTTTGTTTCTAATTGGATTGCAATTTCTAGCAAAATCTTGGTGATAATTGAAGACGAAAAGTTTGAACATGTCAGGTGGGGCTTGAAAGTAAAGTTGATAGAAGTAACATGCAAAGTTTTTGAAGCAGTTAGCTATGGAAGTGTGATTGTTCCGGCTCCTAGTCGGGTGCAATTGCTAAAAACGTGGTTTCCCTACATTCGCAAGATGAAGCCGCTGTTGGATTCAAAAGCCTCCGAGGAGActaattttgcttataaaatgGATGAAGATTTGTGCCAGGCCATTGAGGGAGCAATTGTGTCGTTGGTATTGACGTTGCCGTCAAACGATCAAGCAGGCATTCTAGCTGACTGGATCGGAAGTAGGGAAGTTGGATATCCCGACTTGAGTGAGGCTTTTGAGGTTTGGTCTTATAGAAGCAAATCTGCCAAGAGGAGATTAGTGGAAGGTTTACATGGACACAGTGACGAAGCTATCAGCAGTTAA
- the LOC25488552 gene encoding uncharacterized protein isoform X1 has protein sequence MSLSAKLQPHFNSTPLSHQFLLQRFNCFSKRKCSTLFMHNHLCNNTNLFLTLRTKPCSSNTNDNAYELSDSTSHEGSAESEESKKGDSLSINEIMKKLKRYGVSGILSYGLLNTAYYLTTFLFVWFYIAPAPGKMGYLAAVERFLKLMAMVWAGSQVTKLLRAAGALALAPIVDRGLSWFTNKFKFQSQGKAFMAIVGFCFGLALIVFLVITLLWA, from the exons ATGTCTCTTTCTGCTAAACTTCAACCTCATTTCAATTCCACACCCCTCTCTCATCAG TTTCTGTTACAACGCTTCAATTGCTTTTCAAAGAGGAAATGTAGTACCCTTTTCATGCACAATCACTTGTGTAACAATACCAATTTGTTCCTCACTCTTCGTACAAAACCTTGCTCAAGTAACACCAATGACAAT GCATATGAGCTATCAGATTCCACCAGCCATGAAG GTTCAGCAGAAAGCGAAGAGAGTAAGAAAGGAGACTCACTATCAATCAACGA GATCATGAAGAAACTGAAGAGATATGGAGTTTCTGGAATCCTATCCTATGGACTTTTGAATACCGCATACTATCTCACAACATTTCTTTTTGTGTG GTTTTATATTGCTCCAGCACCTGGAAAGATGGGTTATCTTGCAGCTGTAGAAAG ATTTCTCAAATTGATGGCGATGGTTTGGGCTGGTAGTCAAGTCACTAAGCTTCTAAGAGCCGCTGG AGCATTGGCACTAGCACCTATTGTTGACAGAGGGTTGTCCTGGTTTACCAATAAGTTTAAGTTTCAATCACAAGGGAAG GCTTTCATGGCAATAGTTGGATTCTGTTTTGGATTGGCCctcattgtatttttggtcaTCACACTACTTTGGGCATGA
- the LOC25488552 gene encoding uncharacterized protein isoform X2 codes for MSLSAKLQPHFNSTPLSHQFLLQRFNCFSKRKCSTLFMHNHLCNNTNLFLTLRTKPCSSNTNDNAYELSDSTSHEAESEESKKGDSLSINEIMKKLKRYGVSGILSYGLLNTAYYLTTFLFVWFYIAPAPGKMGYLAAVERFLKLMAMVWAGSQVTKLLRAAGALALAPIVDRGLSWFTNKFKFQSQGKAFMAIVGFCFGLALIVFLVITLLWA; via the exons ATGTCTCTTTCTGCTAAACTTCAACCTCATTTCAATTCCACACCCCTCTCTCATCAG TTTCTGTTACAACGCTTCAATTGCTTTTCAAAGAGGAAATGTAGTACCCTTTTCATGCACAATCACTTGTGTAACAATACCAATTTGTTCCTCACTCTTCGTACAAAACCTTGCTCAAGTAACACCAATGACAAT GCATATGAGCTATCAGATTCCACCAGCCATGAAG CAGAAAGCGAAGAGAGTAAGAAAGGAGACTCACTATCAATCAACGA GATCATGAAGAAACTGAAGAGATATGGAGTTTCTGGAATCCTATCCTATGGACTTTTGAATACCGCATACTATCTCACAACATTTCTTTTTGTGTG GTTTTATATTGCTCCAGCACCTGGAAAGATGGGTTATCTTGCAGCTGTAGAAAG ATTTCTCAAATTGATGGCGATGGTTTGGGCTGGTAGTCAAGTCACTAAGCTTCTAAGAGCCGCTGG AGCATTGGCACTAGCACCTATTGTTGACAGAGGGTTGTCCTGGTTTACCAATAAGTTTAAGTTTCAATCACAAGGGAAG GCTTTCATGGCAATAGTTGGATTCTGTTTTGGATTGGCCctcattgtatttttggtcaTCACACTACTTTGGGCATGA
- the LOC25488552 gene encoding uncharacterized protein isoform X3, with product MSLSAKLQPHFNSTPLSHQFLLQRFNCFSKRKCSTLFMHNHLCNNTNLFLTLRTKPCSSNTNDNAYELSDSTSHEESEESKKGDSLSINEIMKKLKRYGVSGILSYGLLNTAYYLTTFLFVWFYIAPAPGKMGYLAAVERFLKLMAMVWAGSQVTKLLRAAGALALAPIVDRGLSWFTNKFKFQSQGKAFMAIVGFCFGLALIVFLVITLLWA from the exons ATGTCTCTTTCTGCTAAACTTCAACCTCATTTCAATTCCACACCCCTCTCTCATCAG TTTCTGTTACAACGCTTCAATTGCTTTTCAAAGAGGAAATGTAGTACCCTTTTCATGCACAATCACTTGTGTAACAATACCAATTTGTTCCTCACTCTTCGTACAAAACCTTGCTCAAGTAACACCAATGACAAT GCATATGAGCTATCAGATTCCACCAGCCATGAAG AAAGCGAAGAGAGTAAGAAAGGAGACTCACTATCAATCAACGA GATCATGAAGAAACTGAAGAGATATGGAGTTTCTGGAATCCTATCCTATGGACTTTTGAATACCGCATACTATCTCACAACATTTCTTTTTGTGTG GTTTTATATTGCTCCAGCACCTGGAAAGATGGGTTATCTTGCAGCTGTAGAAAG ATTTCTCAAATTGATGGCGATGGTTTGGGCTGGTAGTCAAGTCACTAAGCTTCTAAGAGCCGCTGG AGCATTGGCACTAGCACCTATTGTTGACAGAGGGTTGTCCTGGTTTACCAATAAGTTTAAGTTTCAATCACAAGGGAAG GCTTTCATGGCAATAGTTGGATTCTGTTTTGGATTGGCCctcattgtatttttggtcaTCACACTACTTTGGGCATGA